The nucleotide sequence CTAGAGTGGAGCAAGACATATGTATCCAATGTAGCTGGAGAGATTGCAAGTTTAATAGCATTAGCTATGTGGATAACAAGCATTCCACAAATAAGGCGCAAGATGTATGAAGTATTCTTCTACACTCACCATCTCTACATTCTCTATATCTTATTCTTTGCCATCCATGCTGGAGTTGGATCCATGTGCGTAATTGCTCCTGGGGTTTTCCTATTCCTCATTGATAGACACCTTAGATTCTTACAATCTCGCCAACATGCTCGGTTACTATCTGCTCGCCTTTTACCTTGTGATGCCCTTGAGCTCAACTTCTCCAAGAATCCTAGTAAgaaaatcaaaacttaatatGGAAGAATAGGTTTGGTATTTAATTCATATAGATGGTTAGTGTAaagtttttttacattttcaataaatCATAATCATGAGATTGtttaaaatgtttgactttaattataactatttttaaagTTATACATATGATCGGTTGTGATTTGTTGACACTGTAAAAAGTTTATAccaagtaataaaaaaatatttctaccGTTACCTAACCAAGTTTTGTTaacaaatttatcattttttttgtttaattccTAACTTCAGGTTTATACTATAACCCCACAAGCTTGGTGTTCATAAATGTTCCAAAGGTTTCCAAGCTGCAATGGCACCCTTTTACAGTGACTTCTAGTTGTAATATGGAGACTAACTATCTGAGTGTTGCCATAAAAAATGTGGGTAGCTGGTCAAACAAGCTGTATCAGgaactttcttcttcatctttggATCATCTTAATATTTCAGTTGAAGGACCTTACGGACCCCATACTGCACAATTTCTAAGGTTAGTTTGGTACTCGTAGCAAACATCAAATAGCAAAATGCTTCTTCTTGATATATAGTACTGTAAATCACGGTTGCGTTCACGCTGCAAACCTTTATATTGAGGTTAAGTGTTTAAATGTGTTATGCTGCGGCCGCAATTTGCGGTTGCAGACTGTAATTGTAGTCACATTGTCGGACCTCGTTAAACCTAGGTTGTTTTTTATGTGTTTTACTCGATCTTTCTTTAGATTCCGATTTCTATATTtacaacaaataaatttatcatcATTGTTGTGTCTCTAAACAGGCATGAACAGATTGTGATGGTGAGTCGTGGAAGTCGCATAACTCCCTTCATATCTATAATCCGTGATCTCATATTTCAAAGCTAACAACAAGAATTTCAACCTCCAAAACTCCTACTTGTTTGTATTTTCAAAAACTATGTTGACGTTCATAGTTAAACCGCTGGTTCTGTTTATGCTGCAAACGTTTATACTGTGGTAAAATAAGGATAAATTATGGTTGCGGACTGCAATTTAAAACTATTGGAGCAGGCGGAGTAGTGAAAAGTAAAACCTAGCCGCTCTGCTCCTAGGAATGTAATCACACTGTCCGACCTTTATAAATCTAGCCTGTTTTTGTTTTACATTTTACTCGGTCTTTCTTCAGATTTCGGTTTCTATTTTCacaacaaaacaattttcaattgaaAGCTAATTTATCATCATTCTATCTCTAAAACAGGCATGAGCAGATTGTGATGGTGAGTGGCGGAAGTGGCGTAACTCCCTTCATATCTATAATCCGAGATCTCATATTTCAAAGCCAACAACAAGAATTCCAACCTCCAAAACTCCTACTTGTTTGTATTTTCAAAAACTACGCTGATCTAACCATGTTAGATCTTATGCTTCCTATTTCTGGTTTAAAAACTCGAATCTCTCAGCTTCAGTTACAAATTGAAGCTTACATCACAAGAGAAAAACAAGAACCTTCAAAAGATACTCAAAAACAAATCCAAACGATATGGTTTAAAACAAACCTCTCTGATTGTCCTATCTCAGCTGTATTAGGCCCAAATAACTGGTTATGGCTTGGTGCTATAATCACATCATCGTTCGTCATGTTTCTCCTCTTTTTAGGAATTGTTACTCGTTACTATATTTATCCGATTGAAAATAACTCAGGTGAAGTATATAACTGGACCTACGGGGTTATGTGGtacatgttttcattttgttcatgtatatgtatatgttctAGTGTTGTTTTTCTTTGGTTGAAGagattaaacaaattagaaaataagcaTATAATGAATGTAGAAGTTTCAACACCAGCAAGATCACCAGGGTCATGGATTTATGGTTCAGAAAGAGAGCTTGAGAGCCTTCCTCATCAATCTTTAGTGCAAGCTACCAATGTACATTTTGGCTCAAGACCTGATCTCAAGAGTAAGTGAGGCAgggtaattttgtaaattttattaagtttttttttgttttgtgtaaATTGAGTATCTTCCGCACACAACTGCAGAGACTTATCTCTTGCTATGTATCTTGTATCAATGAGATGGCAATTGATGATATTCAGAATTTGTTAATTTTGCAGAAATTCTGTTTGAGTGTGAAGGCAAAGATGTTGGAGTTATGACTTGTGGTCCAAGAAAAATGAGACATGAAGTTGCTAGAATATGTGCTTCTGGTTTGGCTGATAATCTTCACTTCGAATCAATCAGCTTTAATTGGTGATCTACAATGTACATGTCGCATATATATGCCTTTTACTATCCTCTAAAACGTTCATGTTGATTCCTCTATGTTATTATAATTAGGCAATCGTGAACAAGTGCAATTGCACAAGTGTGCCTGTACATGAATTAATGTATATTTTCCTCTATGTTTTTCATGTTTATATGTTTTGATGGATGAATGATTTAATTTTCCTAATCCACTTGGTTTTTTAATGTTTGTTGGTGAAGCAAGGCCACTGATCAGCGAACCCTCCGTTTTGCAACCAGTTTGAAGAAAAACAACTATTCACTTCACTTCAAACACTCACAATGATCAAATGAACTGCCAAGAACTTTAAGGCTCAATGGACACTAGAATCAGTTAAATGAAGATGCCAACAAGAAAAACCTACCTTCCTTGTTGCCAATCGCTTTTTCTGCTCATTAGTCAATGTCTATTTTCTTCCACATTTCACTATAATGTTATATAAGTCCTCTCTTGATAATATTATTACTCCTAAACTCCTCCATATAAATGGATTCAAAATCATATCTCAGAACCTGCAAATTATCCACGGCGTCGTGAGGGATTTTATTATTATGCTTTTTAATTTAAAGGGTTACTATGTCTTTACATATAGGCGAGTTTTGGTTTactccctgtaaaaaaaagtttaaatttcaACCCTGTAATATTAAGATTCTTTCGTTTTAAACCCTCATATAATTTTGACGATGTGACACGTTGACAGTGTAATTTTGATGATGTGACACGCTGAATTGgcttttatatttctttttcttttaatttttttccaactgtttttttatcaattaacaattatttaataaaaacaattacattttaaaaatcaaattagtattgtttttatGATTCTATAAACACAGGTGAAGTAAATATTCTTCATCAAGTAATCATGACATAATTGTGAACTACACCCTCcgatcactaatataagcaaaaatctatattttaggtttattcatttaatgatatatgtggtctataataaagaccatgtgcatcattaaatgaatgaatctaaaatgtagatttttgcttataatagtgaccggagggtgtatatcAATTCGTTTTAGGTCTGTTTCCGTATAGGGCACATTAATATCCTATACGGAAATTAATGGGACTTCAAAAACCCTTCATTGAAACACATTTTCTCCGTCTCAATTTAAACTAGACTTTTCACCCGTGATGTCGCACAGGTCATATACAATGCAAAAACaatagacaaaaacaaaattatatcgCACAGTCGCAACTCAATATTAAAATGTCAGTAACTTTAAAGACAACAATAATTTAAGAGAATGTTGTTAGTATGCCTCGTAcatgaaaagataaaattaaaatatatgtcaaTGCAACCGTGATTACTGAGCATTTCCTATAGATCATGTATTATGGCTTTGTATATAGAATATGCATATTATACATAGGATTAAATCTTTGATTGAAATATAGCTAAATAATAGataaactttttaaataataGATAAAACTAAAATCTCAAATTCCTTTCTTATGATGTAACTGCATCTTCCATGATCAAGCATATGATAGAAAGATGTTATTGTATGCTTTGAAACTAAACTTTAGGAAATCACCATATAGGACTGACATGCGCAGATAGACCTTTGATTACATATTTGATAGAGTTATATTAACCATCcaatttgataataaaaaatattgaccaTCCAATCACTTATTTATCAATTGGAAAAGCTTGATAACTTGATTCAAATAATACATCAGAATAAAATGTTTAAGTTTGAATTTGATCAAACATATATGACAGATTTACTATGTTTCTTAGCATTATGTTTGATTCTTAGCAtacatattagttttctttttcaaacagTGTTAACATGCATATTAGTTGTTCTCAAACAAATTGATAGGTTATCGAATATATGAATGTTAATATAACTCTGATTTCAATAGAATGAATGAAAATCATTACAGACATATTGAAAGACACttgaataatgaataaaataaaaagaaatcaaaattcttcattgagTTCAAACATATTGATCACGACAAACATTGGCAGAATGCTTTAATAAAATAGATAGTTTCTGATACTCGAAATAGAAACTTCTAAACCAAAATTGACAACATAATCGACTCAAAACTATACTTTTCCTGAAGTCTAGTAACAAAATAGATAGTCTCGATACTCTAAATAGAAATACCTAAACCAAAATTCACAACATAGTCGActcaaaaatataacattttatgCAACTTGTACCACTCTTTCAAGCCTAGATACACAACTGCATGtacaatattataaaagaatGACTTACTAACATGAATTTCCTCCTGGATTTGGCAATTTTTCTGCAAGataaagaaatgaaataattgaaatcaATAGCTACTCAGAAACTGAAAATTTCAATTGAgaagaaaccaaaaagtaacATGCATTTACAGATTacgaaaagatgaagatgaactgATTCACATGAGAATAATGAATAAGATTGAATGAGAAGATGCATGATTATTCTGagtgagaagaaaaaattaatttgagaaGGAATGATGCCTTTTGGTTTCGTGATTATGAGAATTGGAGTTTTGTCTTTGAGTAGTGAGAGCATTGATGGAAATTACACAACAAATAGAGTCTTAAACCATTTTCTCAAATCATAATCCAAGGCTCAtggtttttcttctttgaaCCATATTTGCAGAACCTATAAAGTGTAGATAGAAACAATCTCATTATCATTATTacagaataaaatgaaattaaaagtaagaagagaatgagataaaaaaaagtgaatttgaTGTTCCCAATCACTTTGGGAGCATGCTCTTAAAAAGAGAGTGATGAGCCTCTTACATTCCTTGAAAGGATGGCAGCGACAACACCTTTCATCCTTCGTCTATGAAATCCTCTGTCGTCGTGAATCTAACTGAAATCCTCTCCTCTTGGTTCATTTTTTTCTACCTCGTTTCATCACAATAATGCTATAATGATGGGTGCAAttaaatttatctaaaaaaGATTAACAAAAAGTGATAATACATTAATACTTTATGGAATCAAATTTGAATATCTTCACCCAAAAATTGCTAAAAACTCATATTACATTATTAATATAATGATACAGAAAATTATTATCTCACCATAATAGTGTCGATTTGGaaattgaaaactgaaaacgctgaaaaaaaaaaaatcaattactgaacttttacttcttcaaaaaaaaaaaattactgaaCTTTTAACCTTTCAATTCATATTGTActgtaccaaaaaaacaaagtgaatCTTCACACACAAAATAAACCCAAACttactaaaatttatatattattgatcTAATCCTATATATAAATTCACTATAACATTTGGAAATTGAAAAGGATGAAAACTAAAAACTCAATCAGAACAACAAATTACTTTCATTTGTAATTTAAGAAACcaatttttagaagaaaaattaaagacCTAACTAAATACTTTTTGAACAGCAAAAACAGGGCACTGCTGCTAGGCCAAAACACAATCGCCTATACACCAAAACAGCCAAAACCCATAAGAACAACATGGCGTTGGTgtatgaattaaataaaatagagaaattGAGTAAAAGAGCGATAACAACTACTTGAGAGGAAAAGAGCCATCAACGACGATCGGAAACATTGGACTTGTCTGAGTGTTCCTCGTACTGGCGCATGGTGTTGGTGTTGAATGAACGGGAAGCGAAAGAGGCAACGGGATGAAGAGACCTAGAGAGGAGGCTGCAGGAGAAAATTCACCGCTGACGGTGGAGGTCGAGTCGACGAAGGCGAGGGATGAGAGGAGAAATACGATTGTGAAAGTAGAGAAGACATGGAAGAGAGTGAAAGCTTCTCCTCCGCCTCCACATCTGTCTCCACCTCCGCAATGTTCAGAAGATTAGAAAGCTTCTCCGAATTCACATTCGGTTTCACATTCGCATTTGGGTATCAGATAAAGTAGATGGGAAGGAAACGTGGAttgggaaattgagaaggggaaAAAAGTGACAATAGAGAAggattgagttttttttttttttgaggaagaaaAAGGAAGGATGAATGATGGAAAGGGTTTGAAGGAAAGGAGCATTTTACGATCTGTGTTACAAtgctttattttttcaatgttaGAAGATAGTGGAATGCATCATTGGGAATACGCAAGCTCATAATGAAAATGTGggatttaaatttcaaatatttggaGCCAAaatttttaggtttagggtttggaaTTAGGGTAAGCATGTTTGCAACCATTAGATATAAAGGATGTAACATTTGAATTGTGCAcacggttttttttttaaatattagtattgtttacttatttcttttattaacaATAgagtgaaattcaataaataagagtatGAATAAGAGTATGAGTGAGAATTGAttatgtagaattgattttggtcaTGTGGTGGGGAggcagaattgattttggttaagtGATTCTGACtaaaaataatttgtgtttGGATACATTACATTCATGGTGGCATTTTACATGgaaaaagttaatatttttggCCATCAATGTTTTTACCATGATCTCTCACCTTGTGCCTTTTTGAGCTTTTGTGGTGGAATAAGTTGTTAGTTAATTTATGTTGACTGGTCAGTTTGTATAGCTTTCTATCTTGACCAAGGACTGCTGGTTGGTTTAACTTGCATCAGATGTTTTCGGTTGTGGAACTACTCTGCTGAGTTTTTAGTGTTTTAAGTGTAGAGctacttttttttacaagttttagttttaattttttttaatgatcaaATAACTGTTCTATGGGTTGACTTTTGAAATGAAATCAATCTCacttttgattgattttgtggTCTGGTAGTTGAGTGGTTTGTTCATGGATTCTTGAACTTGATTCCTGAACTTATTTGATTGTACATGGAttcttgaactttttttttttgataaggcaCAAAAACACTAAAAGGCAGGATTAGGGACCTGAACCCATGTACATAAAATCATTACAACAGATCCAAACTAAGGCAAGGCAAAGTAAAAGCTCACAGAAACTATAGCAAAAGAAACATATCAAAATAGAATTCTAGCCAACAACagcaatttcattttttataggCTTTGGAAATTCCACTCTTAGCACGGGTGTGAATGCAATCATCTTTCAGCCCTTTTGACTGTTGTgatttgttcttcttcttctgtttaTTTGAAACAAAAGGAGTAAACTCCGTATCTGCATGACCATCATCCACATCAGTTTGATCCTCCTTGTCTATCTGAGCATGATCAATAGAGGAGGTGTCCCCCCCAAAACGTTTTTAAAATTGCAACACTTCTTAAAGCAGCATCACTATAGATAGGTGCAATTTTGGTGTCTTTTGGTATTGTTACCAACATCTCAGCATTCCTATCCTTCAGATTACTATGGTGAACATTTTTAACAGGACAATGGATGAGTTCTCCATTGGGTGGAAAGTGAAATCATTCTCTAAGGAATTATCAGATTCTTCATCAGCAAGGTCTCCCCAAGACTTTGGCAGAATGCCCACACTGTTCAGAACTGCAGCATAAGAAGTAATTGCAGTTTCCAATCCAATTTTCACAGGTTCTAAGACAGGAAAAACAGGAAATTTATCACTTGTTAGAGAGATATGATTGGTAGTGATAGGTTGTGGCAAAGGCCTAATTTCCCAATCACCATTAACAGTTTCTGCTGCATGGGAGCTATCACAAACATCCTTCAGTAGAGAAAATGAATTATGAAGAGCCAATGAAGGATCCTCATTCTGATCTTGAATAATGTCATGTGAAGCACAAGCATTCCCATTGACTCCTTCCTTCTCTATGCTATCATTATGAGACAAGCTGCCTTCAAATTCCTTGTCTATATTCTCAGTAGTAGTGGTGGTGATGTTAGCAACATCAACATCCTCAATGTGGTGAATCTCATGAGATGTCTCAGATTGCTTGCCTCCCAATCTACCTGCTGCAGTGGGTCCTATTTATGTTATAACAGTTTGAGCTTTCTTGTGCACCTTAGCCTTATCAATGCCTTCTTTGATATTCATAGGACTTAGTTTCTTGCAATTTTGAAGAGTATGGCCTAACATCTTACAATGACCACAATAGGGTGGTTGTTTTTCATATTCAATAGCAATTGGAAAAGCATGACCCTCCCTCTCCACTAACACTGATTCAAACAACCTCCCTGACATATCCACGTCCACTAAGACTCTAGCATACAATCCAAATAACCTAGCTTGTGTAGCTTCATCAATGGTCAAAGGAGTACCTATTCCAGAAGCAATCTCATAGAGGGTTTTCTTCCTCCAATACTCCTGAGGGAGATGCATCAATCTA is from Medicago truncatula cultivar Jemalong A17 chromosome 1, MtrunA17r5.0-ANR, whole genome shotgun sequence and encodes:
- the LOC11429188 gene encoding ferric reduction oxidase 4 isoform X2; amino-acid sequence: MCSMMMKRHTIIFLRIIFLVMFLGWLSVWILLPTKIYKKIWAPMLQNKFNSTYFRGQGINLLFFTFPMMFIGALSCIYLHFHQEKITEKLPSRSGALKRCLGFLRRPFLVMSPIGIVSAMELIFVLMFAALLIWSLSNYLHTGFDHLRMHKQDEKIWEAKLRSVSLRLAYIGNICLAFLFFPVTRMSSILPLVGLTSESSIKYHIWLGQLSMVLFAAHSIGFIIYWAITNQMIEMLEWSKTYVSNVAGEIASLIALAMWITSIPQIRRKMYEVFFYTHHLYILYILFFAIHAGVGSMCVIAPGVFLFLIDRHLRFLQSRQHARLLSARLLPCDALELNFSKNPSLYYNPTSLVFINVPKVSKLQWHPFTVTSSCNMETNYLSVAIKNVGSWSNKLYQELSSSSLDHLNISVEGPYGPHTAQFLRHEQIVMVSGGSGVTPFISIIRDLIFQSQQQEFQPPKLLLVCIFKNYADLTMLDLMLPISGLKTRISQLQLQIEAYITREKQEPSKDTQKQIQTIWFKTNLSDCPISAVLGPNNWLWLGAIITSSFVMFLLFLGIVTRYYIYPIENNSGEVYNWTYGVMWYMFSFCSCICICSSVVFLWLKRLNKLENKHIMNVEVSTPARSPGSWIYGSERELESLPHQSLVQATNVHFGSRPDLKKILFECEGKDVGVMTCGPRKMRHEVARICASGLADNLHFESISFNW
- the LOC11429188 gene encoding ferric reduction oxidase 4 isoform X3 gives rise to the protein MMFIGALSCIYLHFHQEKITEKLPSRSGGALKRCLGFLRRPFLVMSPIGIVSAMELIFVLMFAALLIWSLSNYLHTGFDHLRMHKQDEKIWEAKLRSVSLRLAYIGNICLAFLFFPVTRMSSILPLVGLTSESSIKYHIWLGQLSMVLFAAHSIGFIIYWAITNQMIEMLEWSKTYVSNVAGEIASLIALAMWITSIPQIRRKMYEVFFYTHHLYILYILFFAIHAGVGSMCVIAPGVFLFLIDRHLRFLQSRQHARLLSARLLPCDALELNFSKNPSLYYNPTSLVFINVPKVSKLQWHPFTVTSSCNMETNYLSVAIKNVGSWSNKLYQELSSSSLDHLNISVEGPYGPHTAQFLRHEQIVMVSGGSGVTPFISIIRDLIFQSQQQEFQPPKLLLVCIFKNYADLTMLDLMLPISGLKTRISQLQLQIEAYITREKQEPSKDTQKQIQTIWFKTNLSDCPISAVLGPNNWLWLGAIITSSFVMFLLFLGIVTRYYIYPIENNSGEVYNWTYGVMWYMFSFCSCICICSSVVFLWLKRLNKLENKHIMNVEVSTPARSPGSWIYGSERELESLPHQSLVQATNVHFGSRPDLKKILFECEGKDVGVMTCGPRKMRHEVARICASGLADNLHFESISFNW
- the LOC11429188 gene encoding ferric reduction oxidase 4 isoform X1, producing MCSMMMKRHTIIFLRIIFLVMFLGWLSVWILLPTKIYKKIWAPMLQNKFNSTYFRGQGINLLFFTFPMMFIGALSCIYLHFHQEKITEKLPSRSGGALKRCLGFLRRPFLVMSPIGIVSAMELIFVLMFAALLIWSLSNYLHTGFDHLRMHKQDEKIWEAKLRSVSLRLAYIGNICLAFLFFPVTRMSSILPLVGLTSESSIKYHIWLGQLSMVLFAAHSIGFIIYWAITNQMIEMLEWSKTYVSNVAGEIASLIALAMWITSIPQIRRKMYEVFFYTHHLYILYILFFAIHAGVGSMCVIAPGVFLFLIDRHLRFLQSRQHARLLSARLLPCDALELNFSKNPSLYYNPTSLVFINVPKVSKLQWHPFTVTSSCNMETNYLSVAIKNVGSWSNKLYQELSSSSLDHLNISVEGPYGPHTAQFLRHEQIVMVSGGSGVTPFISIIRDLIFQSQQQEFQPPKLLLVCIFKNYADLTMLDLMLPISGLKTRISQLQLQIEAYITREKQEPSKDTQKQIQTIWFKTNLSDCPISAVLGPNNWLWLGAIITSSFVMFLLFLGIVTRYYIYPIENNSGEVYNWTYGVMWYMFSFCSCICICSSVVFLWLKRLNKLENKHIMNVEVSTPARSPGSWIYGSERELESLPHQSLVQATNVHFGSRPDLKKILFECEGKDVGVMTCGPRKMRHEVARICASGLADNLHFESISFNW